The Lentzea guizhouensis genome contains a region encoding:
- a CDS encoding PhzF family phenazine biosynthesis isomerase, with protein sequence MELVRWQDEHFEHMLRWGSDPRMTEYVGNGKPWPPEYVGRRHEQALRHWDEHGFGMHAVVEDGEVIGLGQMLDSPGEIEIGYWIDPEHWGRGVATEVATALRDKALALKDRVVAGHQAENVASGRVLEKIGLTYFTSRYLFGRLQHGYALDRGMSDTGVLRYSAFTTDQAGGNPAGVVLDAAELTDEEMLAIAAKVGYSETAFVFPNGPREFDVRYFSPQAEVPFCGHATIATSVALAERLGDGPLTFHTRAGEITIQTAADTATLTSVPTSSAEADPELVARALAALRYREIGDGPVHVGFGGARHLLIPLKSRAQLADLDYDFDALRDLMLEHDLTTVHLFWRESPELVHARNPFPVGGVVEDAATGAAAAAFGGYLRDLEGPQRFVISQGEDMGRPSRLEVDATREDRRVAVTGAAVVIPA encoded by the coding sequence ATGGAACTCGTGCGGTGGCAGGACGAGCACTTCGAGCACATGCTGCGGTGGGGGTCCGACCCGCGGATGACCGAGTACGTCGGCAACGGCAAGCCGTGGCCGCCGGAGTACGTGGGCCGGCGGCACGAGCAGGCGTTGCGGCACTGGGACGAGCACGGCTTCGGCATGCACGCCGTCGTCGAGGACGGCGAGGTCATCGGGCTCGGGCAGATGCTCGACTCCCCCGGCGAGATCGAGATCGGCTACTGGATCGACCCCGAGCACTGGGGCAGGGGCGTGGCCACCGAGGTCGCCACCGCGCTGCGGGACAAGGCACTCGCCCTCAAGGACCGGGTGGTCGCCGGTCACCAGGCCGAGAACGTGGCGTCCGGGCGGGTGCTGGAGAAGATCGGCCTGACCTACTTCACCAGCAGGTACCTGTTCGGAAGACTTCAGCACGGTTACGCGTTGGACCGGGGTATGAGTGACACGGGGGTACTGCGCTACAGCGCGTTCACGACAGACCAGGCGGGCGGCAACCCGGCCGGTGTCGTGCTCGACGCGGCCGAGCTGACCGATGAGGAGATGCTCGCGATCGCGGCGAAGGTGGGCTACTCGGAGACGGCGTTCGTGTTCCCGAACGGCCCGCGCGAGTTCGATGTCCGCTACTTCAGCCCCCAGGCCGAGGTGCCGTTCTGCGGGCACGCCACCATCGCCACGTCCGTCGCGCTGGCCGAACGGCTCGGCGACGGGCCGCTGACGTTCCACACGCGGGCCGGTGAGATCACGATCCAGACCGCGGCCGACACGGCGACGCTCACCAGCGTGCCGACCAGCAGCGCCGAAGCCGACCCGGAGCTCGTCGCGCGGGCGCTGGCCGCCCTGCGGTACCGCGAAATCGGTGACGGGCCGGTGCACGTCGGCTTCGGCGGCGCGCGGCACCTGTTGATCCCGTTGAAGAGCCGGGCGCAGCTCGCGGACCTCGACTACGACTTCGACGCGTTGCGCGACCTGATGCTCGAACACGACCTGACGACCGTGCACCTGTTCTGGCGCGAGTCGCCGGAGCTCGTGCACGCGCGCAACCCGTTCCCGGTCGGTGGCGTGGTGGAGGACGCGGCGACGGGTGCCGCGGCCGCGGCGTTCGGCGGCTACCTGCGCGACCTGGAAGGACCGCAGCGGTTCGTCATCAGCCAGGGCGAGGACATGGGCAGGCCGTCGCGGCTGGAGGTCGACGCCACCCGCGAGGACCGCAGGGTCGCCGTGACCGGCGCGGCCGTCGTCATCCCCGCCTGA
- a CDS encoding LysR family transcriptional regulator has translation MTRAATRLGLTQPALSAQLRTVERLVGGQLFDRTRNGCVPTDMGRRVLGTARLVLDEMAQLMSTTRESDRRGPLFFGSVSFLYFAKLVENLKQLNADVRAEARGSSAEVVDMLEAGQIHVALFEFFDGMPSRDLAGIELRRLVTEPSFVAVSEQDPLAEQEEIELSQLADRDWVTPPAQQQGNRMQMFQACADAGFVPRLTHHTGEAGMARGLVASGAVSFAAAPSRTGDGIVIRRLRGMPLMTDIFVATRRDSPVAGRAHEVFACAADAYRSVLDRNPDYRKWWDAHPEAHPEFT, from the coding sequence GTGACCAGGGCCGCCACGCGGCTCGGCCTCACGCAACCCGCGTTGTCCGCGCAGCTGCGCACGGTCGAGAGGCTGGTCGGCGGACAGCTGTTCGACCGAACGCGCAACGGCTGCGTGCCCACCGACATGGGCAGGCGGGTGCTGGGCACGGCCAGGCTGGTGCTCGACGAGATGGCGCAGCTGATGAGCACCACGAGGGAGTCGGACCGGCGTGGCCCGCTCTTCTTCGGCAGCGTGTCGTTCCTGTACTTCGCGAAGCTCGTGGAGAACCTGAAGCAGCTCAACGCCGACGTCCGCGCGGAGGCCCGCGGCTCGTCGGCGGAGGTGGTGGACATGCTGGAGGCCGGGCAGATCCACGTGGCGCTGTTCGAGTTCTTCGACGGCATGCCCTCGCGCGACCTCGCGGGCATCGAGCTGCGCCGGCTGGTCACCGAACCGTCGTTCGTCGCGGTGTCCGAGCAGGACCCGCTGGCCGAGCAGGAGGAGATCGAGCTCTCCCAGCTCGCCGACCGCGACTGGGTCACCCCGCCCGCGCAGCAGCAGGGCAACCGGATGCAGATGTTCCAGGCCTGCGCGGACGCCGGGTTCGTGCCCCGGCTCACCCACCACACCGGCGAGGCCGGCATGGCCCGCGGCCTGGTGGCGAGCGGCGCCGTCTCGTTCGCGGCAGCACCCTCGCGCACCGGCGACGGCATCGTGATCCGCCGGCTGCGCGGGATGCCGCTGATGACCGACATCTTCGTGGCGACCCGGCGCGACTCACCGGTGGCGGGACGGGCGCACGAGGTGTTCGCGTGCGCCGCCGACGCCTACCGGTCGGTGCTCGACCGCAACCCGGACTACCGCAAGTGGTGGGACGCGCACCCGGAGGCGCACCCCGAGTTCACGTAG
- a CDS encoding helix-turn-helix domain-containing protein — MAPTTPSTAYSRDLGDELRRLRESTTNLTGRALAVRLGWDPSKVSNIENGKVRPSEVDLVQMLTICGKDTEYFDDFKRRYQRAFDEYVVLVPENLRTVAMAEATATTITSYDVLTITGLLQTDRYAEGIYRHTGLVVEERIPALVRIRGDRQAVLRRHDRPACVFYIHELALRQRFGDDQVMEEQYLQLLFNVRLIRIVPADVPAISAGLILWEFEKALPVAFNDSDLAKVFVQEPGAIARIRLTFDRLQQVALDEEQSREKLMEYISLPREGFDDRGPRMA; from the coding sequence ATGGCGCCCACGACACCTTCGACCGCGTACAGCCGGGATCTCGGCGACGAGCTGCGGCGGCTGCGCGAGTCGACCACGAACCTCACCGGCCGCGCCCTCGCCGTCCGCCTCGGGTGGGATCCGAGCAAGGTGTCCAACATCGAGAACGGCAAGGTGCGGCCGAGCGAGGTCGACCTGGTCCAGATGCTCACGATCTGCGGCAAGGACACCGAGTACTTCGACGACTTCAAGCGCCGCTACCAACGCGCGTTCGACGAGTACGTCGTCCTGGTACCGGAAAACCTCCGCACAGTTGCGATGGCAGAGGCCACTGCCACGACGATCACCTCCTACGACGTGCTGACCATCACCGGCCTCCTGCAGACCGACCGGTATGCGGAAGGCATCTACCGGCACACCGGACTCGTCGTGGAGGAACGGATTCCGGCCCTCGTGCGGATCAGGGGTGACCGCCAGGCGGTGCTGCGGCGACACGATCGGCCAGCCTGCGTGTTCTACATCCACGAACTCGCGCTGCGGCAACGGTTCGGCGACGACCAGGTCATGGAGGAGCAGTACCTCCAGCTGCTCTTCAACGTGCGCCTGATCCGGATCGTGCCCGCCGACGTGCCCGCCATCTCGGCCGGACTGATCCTGTGGGAGTTCGAGAAGGCGTTGCCGGTTGCGTTCAACGACTCGGACCTCGCGAAGGTGTTCGTCCAGGAGCCGGGAGCCATCGCGCGGATCAGGTTGACCTTCGATCGCCTGCAGCAGGTCGCGTTGGATGAGGAACAATCGCGGGAGAAGCTGATGGAGTACATCAGCCTGCCGCGAGAGGGTTTCGATGACCGAGGACCGCGCATGGCGTAA
- a CDS encoding DUF397 domain-containing protein, whose product MTEDRAWRKSSHSGGSEDSACVEVSLAHNALVRDSKNAAGEVLTFSTSAWHAFLRRS is encoded by the coding sequence ATGACCGAGGACCGCGCATGGCGTAAGAGCAGCCACAGCGGCGGCAGCGAGGACAGTGCCTGCGTCGAGGTGTCCCTCGCCCACAACGCGCTCGTCCGCGACTCCAAGAACGCGGCCGGTGAGGTGCTGACCTTCAGCACCTCCGCCTGGCACGCGTTCCTGCGCCGTTCCTAG
- a CDS encoding NmrA family NAD(P)-binding protein translates to MTILITGATGQLGGGVVRHVLARTDEQVIVSVRDPKKFDVEGVEVRQGDFDHPETLDFRGADKLLIVSAEAPDAQARIQQHTNAIAKAVEHGVGHIFYTSLTDADTSTVGVAVVHKATEAEIRKTGITYTFLRNGMYHENYLGVLAGETVALSTKDGRVASAARDDYALAAAVALTTPGHENQTYELTGSTSWSFPELAGDRFQDVSDEDLIAGGLHPVLVDFFKAIREGVFAQVRPDLEKLIGRPSTPIAV, encoded by the coding sequence ATGACGATCCTCATCACCGGAGCCACCGGACAGCTCGGCGGCGGCGTGGTCCGCCACGTCCTCGCCCGCACGGACGAGCAGGTCATCGTGTCCGTCCGCGACCCGAAGAAGTTCGACGTCGAGGGCGTCGAGGTGCGCCAGGGCGACTTCGACCACCCCGAGACCCTCGACTTCCGCGGCGCCGACAAGCTGCTGATCGTGTCCGCCGAGGCGCCCGACGCGCAGGCCCGCATCCAGCAGCACACGAACGCCATCGCCAAAGCCGTCGAGCACGGCGTCGGCCACATCTTCTACACGAGCCTCACCGACGCGGACACCTCCACGGTCGGCGTCGCCGTCGTGCACAAGGCCACCGAGGCCGAAATCCGCAAAACCGGCATCACGTACACGTTCCTGCGCAACGGCATGTACCACGAGAACTACCTCGGCGTGCTGGCTGGCGAGACCGTCGCGCTGTCCACCAAGGACGGCCGCGTCGCCAGCGCCGCGAGGGACGACTACGCCCTGGCCGCCGCCGTCGCGCTGACCACGCCCGGCCACGAGAACCAGACCTACGAGCTCACCGGCTCGACCAGCTGGTCGTTCCCCGAGCTGGCCGGCGACCGGTTCCAGGACGTGAGCGACGAGGACCTGATCGCGGGCGGCCTGCACCCCGTGCTGGTCGACTTCTTCAAGGCCATCCGGGAGGGTGTGTTCGCGCAGGTCCGTCCGGACCTGGAGAAGCTGATCGGCCGGCCCAGCACGCCGATCGCGGTCTAG
- a CDS encoding winged helix-turn-helix transcriptional regulator — translation MQVTMCPERAIMEHVTSKWGVLVLQVLHDGSSWRFSDLRRELQSVVSEKMLTQTLRTLERDGFVHREVYPVIPPHVEYSLTPLGKGAAHHLVALASWIGEHSAEVTESQERYDMS, via the coding sequence ATGCAGGTCACGATGTGCCCGGAGCGCGCGATCATGGAGCACGTCACGAGCAAGTGGGGCGTGCTCGTCCTCCAGGTGCTGCACGACGGCTCGTCGTGGCGGTTCAGCGACCTGCGCCGCGAGCTGCAGTCGGTGGTGAGCGAGAAGATGCTCACCCAGACGCTGCGGACGTTGGAACGCGACGGGTTCGTGCACCGCGAGGTCTATCCGGTCATCCCGCCGCACGTGGAGTACTCGCTGACGCCGCTGGGCAAGGGCGCCGCACACCACCTCGTGGCGCTCGCCTCGTGGATCGGCGAGCACAGTGCCGAGGTCACCGAATCCCAAGAACGCTATGACATGTCCTGA
- a CDS encoding gamma-glutamylcyclotransferase family protein — MAQPFTDESHPAEPYPGTRPDHCFVHVDETGWPVRPDLTMESGWRVEPDNIDLDQWLIGRGEPPLAARMPVLGYGSNANPSKVTWLRQELGLEGPAVVLRARCEGISAVWCDGTRARDGQRPATLAAAPGVVEEHSVWFATAEQLRVLDRCEGRGLRYRLVRLHTGRVVLYNGGVVDSVLAYTAGSKKRMPILVNGRMVACSDLSQRHALRLGGRPAPTDGLDVTEVHGDPCADDWPELLFVYGTLQPGASAWHLMEPHVVESEAIHLPGTLLDTGLGYPALRPGAGLGVPGFVLRLRSPEDALPLLDEYEGGDYRRVRVVLPDGRIAWTYLWTAAVEGLAELPDGWDVHQIR; from the coding sequence ATGGCCCAACCGTTCACCGACGAAAGCCATCCGGCGGAGCCCTATCCGGGCACTCGTCCAGACCACTGTTTCGTCCACGTCGACGAAACCGGCTGGCCAGTGCGCCCGGACCTCACGATGGAGTCGGGCTGGCGCGTTGAGCCGGACAACATCGATCTAGACCAATGGCTCATCGGCCGAGGTGAACCGCCCCTCGCCGCCCGGATGCCGGTGCTCGGCTACGGCTCCAACGCCAACCCCAGCAAGGTCACCTGGCTCCGCCAGGAGCTCGGTCTCGAAGGCCCCGCGGTCGTGCTGCGCGCGCGTTGCGAGGGCATCTCCGCCGTGTGGTGCGACGGCACCCGTGCGCGCGACGGCCAGCGTCCGGCGACGCTCGCGGCCGCCCCCGGAGTCGTCGAGGAGCACTCCGTCTGGTTCGCCACTGCTGAGCAGCTGCGCGTCCTTGACCGCTGCGAGGGCCGTGGACTGCGTTACCGCCTTGTACGCCTGCACACGGGCCGTGTGGTGCTCTACAACGGCGGAGTCGTCGACAGCGTTCTCGCGTACACGGCCGGTTCGAAGAAGCGCATGCCGATTCTGGTGAACGGTCGCATGGTCGCGTGTTCGGACCTCTCGCAGCGGCACGCCCTCAGGCTGGGTGGCCGCCCCGCACCGACGGACGGTCTGGACGTCACCGAGGTGCACGGCGACCCGTGTGCCGACGACTGGCCGGAGCTGCTGTTCGTCTACGGCACGCTGCAGCCGGGCGCAAGTGCTTGGCACCTGATGGAGCCGCACGTCGTGGAGTCGGAGGCGATCCACCTGCCCGGCACGCTCCTCGACACCGGCCTCGGCTATCCCGCCCTGCGTCCCGGCGCCGGCCTGGGCGTGCCCGGCTTCGTGCTGCGGCTGCGCTCGCCGGAGGACGCGCTGCCGTTGCTCGACGAGTACGAGGGCGGGGACTACCGCCGCGTGCGGGTCGTGCTGCCCGACGGCCGGATCGCCTGGACCTACCTGTGGACCGCGGCGGTGGAGGGGCTGGCCGAGCTGCCCGACGGGTGGGACGTCCACCAGATCCGGTGA
- a CDS encoding DUF4232 domain-containing protein has product MTRRLIACGLLVLASVTACGDRTAEVGSSDTLTTSDPPSSTSPAPPSSTEANAGGELAVKRCNASVLKGAVEPTDAGAGNRYGKFVVTNTGSAQCTLSGYSGFQLENGAGAVPTKLERMADPGPKPVNLAPGAKAAANLHWGVIPAGGEPVDGPCQPEPSKAAAIPPNETAPISVPWTLGPVCSGGRIEISAFYAA; this is encoded by the coding sequence ATGACTCGACGGTTGATCGCTTGCGGCCTGCTGGTGCTCGCTTCCGTGACGGCCTGCGGGGACAGAACCGCGGAGGTCGGCTCGTCGGACACGCTGACGACCTCGGATCCGCCTTCCAGCACGTCCCCCGCACCCCCGTCCAGCACGGAGGCCAACGCGGGCGGCGAGCTGGCCGTGAAGCGCTGCAACGCGAGCGTGCTCAAGGGCGCGGTGGAACCCACCGACGCGGGCGCGGGCAACAGGTACGGCAAGTTCGTCGTCACGAACACCGGCAGCGCGCAGTGCACGCTGAGCGGTTACAGCGGCTTCCAGCTGGAGAACGGTGCCGGCGCGGTGCCGACCAAGCTGGAGCGCATGGCCGACCCCGGCCCCAAACCGGTGAACCTGGCGCCGGGCGCCAAGGCGGCCGCGAACCTGCACTGGGGCGTCATTCCCGCGGGCGGCGAGCCGGTCGACGGCCCGTGCCAGCCGGAACCGTCGAAGGCCGCGGCGATCCCGCCGAACGAGACGGCGCCGATCAGCGTGCCGTGGACGCTGGGACCGGTGTGTTCGGGTGGTCGAATCGAGATAAGTGCGTTCTACGCTGCCTGA
- a CDS encoding alpha/beta hydrolase: MEVPGWLAVLLHGERIAFGLKTAGVPVVLTDDIAAAVESSSLPVVLIGHFTGAPAAVRHAQTHSGLAALVLVSPVLGMWDGASDELADLMDEVSSGPSLGSLPTLWLHGADDEIVPISDTRAGTGRIRGSAFEEQVVAGLLTDGAAVARILQFVRGL; this comes from the coding sequence ATGGAAGTACCCGGATGGCTCGCCGTGCTCCTGCACGGCGAGCGCATCGCTTTCGGCTTGAAGACCGCCGGTGTCCCCGTCGTGCTGACCGACGACATCGCCGCCGCGGTTGAGAGTTCCTCACTTCCGGTCGTCCTCATCGGACACTTCACCGGCGCACCCGCCGCCGTCCGGCACGCCCAGACGCACTCCGGCCTCGCCGCACTGGTGCTCGTGTCGCCGGTGCTGGGCATGTGGGACGGCGCGTCCGACGAGCTCGCCGACCTGATGGACGAGGTGAGCTCCGGGCCGTCATTGGGCTCGTTGCCGACGTTGTGGCTGCACGGCGCGGACGACGAGATCGTGCCGATCTCCGACACCCGCGCCGGCACCGGCCGGATCCGCGGGTCCGCGTTCGAGGAGCAGGTCGTGGCCGGGCTGCTGACCGACGGTGCCGCGGTGGCGCGGATCCTGCAGTTCGTGCGCGGGCTTTGA
- a CDS encoding FtsK/SpoIIIE domain-containing protein — MSRRDDRRRRIEEAFEEFQRAVAAALGSVAREHRALATEHAKDMFEFTVRGMGIDRAMRDSALTQVTRFLTVDEKRTAQPRQAPLSMAEFAERLAQIEHDWQQSYHEWTATGPDQLTALVNSVAAGPASWPHESWLGTPGTHDGSEGVPELWRIGTGVVTSAPETAPFPVAVPLLDQAHLHVASGSDSRQLADTLVENLLLRVLSHFQPGLVHVHVWDVGQLTGSLPGLYPLTRAGLLTVHDPARLHELLDELSEHIRQVHTKVLVDGHLTVRSVSGEGRRTEPWRIAVLFGNRKALKEEHQQQLQRVARNGLACGVQLFIVDIPITVNSPVETVSLRGDGTAVCTMTGKHVTVTLDPALPRTLVPRACAAIADKREERRSRMSTFGDLLPERPWTENSAAGVVAPVGFDDGEPVCVQLGDTSPHALIGGPSGSGKTNFLYAMLGSLCARYSPDELELYLLDFKEGVSFAQFAPGRKDPSWLPHARLVGVNVNTDREFGVALLRFLSDEMRRRADAAKQHEVTKLEHLRAEDPGGRWPRIVAVIDEFQYLFGERDQVTAAATQLLEDVARRGRSQGIHLVLSSQDVSGIEGFWGKSAIFEQFTVRIALPKARRVLAEPQNDAAVELPRWHAVINHESGVKPGNEIARIPDSTSKGTMDFLQNELWRRDPGQAPGLFDGSKVPLLDALPDFLDLRPGDASPTVLLGQVIDVAGSAARVRFARTPGRNIAVIGSVVQDAAAVLGGAAASLGRQHLAHEARFSLVCLVEEAMPAALHLMKRLSADGHDASVIEMGDVRALLDETAERLRSINTGETDAPLTPHYLVLYGVDAAQTLLEQKDPATRSSSLDSLRTVLKHGPENRTHVLGWWRGVQRLKASLPPGVYDDIGAWVAFDVQGKELLSLGPEQVMAWSPRPRRGLFFDRFEHSRPQVIIPFDTGEVS, encoded by the coding sequence ATGAGCAGGCGGGACGACCGGCGGCGGAGGATCGAGGAAGCCTTCGAGGAGTTCCAGCGCGCCGTGGCGGCCGCGCTGGGCTCGGTCGCGCGCGAACACCGGGCGCTCGCCACCGAGCACGCGAAGGACATGTTCGAGTTCACCGTGCGCGGCATGGGCATCGACCGCGCGATGAGGGACTCGGCGCTCACGCAGGTGACCCGGTTCCTCACCGTGGACGAGAAGCGGACCGCGCAACCGCGCCAGGCCCCGTTGTCCATGGCCGAGTTCGCCGAGCGGCTCGCCCAGATCGAGCACGACTGGCAGCAGTCCTACCACGAGTGGACCGCGACCGGGCCGGACCAGCTGACGGCGCTGGTGAACTCCGTCGCCGCCGGGCCCGCGTCGTGGCCGCACGAGTCGTGGCTCGGCACGCCGGGCACGCACGACGGCAGCGAGGGCGTGCCGGAGCTGTGGCGGATCGGCACCGGCGTGGTGACGTCCGCGCCGGAGACCGCGCCGTTCCCGGTCGCCGTGCCGCTGCTGGACCAGGCGCACCTGCACGTGGCGTCCGGTTCGGACAGCCGCCAGCTCGCGGACACGCTGGTGGAGAACCTGTTGCTGCGGGTGCTGTCGCACTTCCAGCCGGGACTCGTGCACGTGCACGTGTGGGACGTCGGGCAGCTGACCGGCTCGTTGCCGGGGCTGTACCCGTTGACGCGCGCGGGGCTGCTGACCGTGCACGACCCGGCGCGGCTGCACGAGCTGCTCGACGAGCTGTCCGAGCACATCCGCCAGGTGCACACCAAGGTGCTGGTCGACGGGCACCTCACCGTGCGCTCGGTCAGCGGTGAGGGCCGGCGCACCGAGCCGTGGCGGATCGCCGTGCTGTTCGGCAACCGCAAGGCGTTGAAGGAAGAACACCAGCAGCAGCTGCAACGCGTGGCGCGCAACGGGCTGGCGTGCGGCGTGCAGCTGTTCATCGTGGACATCCCGATCACGGTCAACTCGCCGGTGGAGACGGTGTCGTTGCGCGGCGACGGCACGGCCGTCTGCACGATGACCGGCAAGCACGTGACGGTGACGCTGGATCCCGCTCTGCCGCGCACGTTGGTGCCGCGCGCGTGTGCCGCCATCGCGGACAAGCGCGAAGAGCGGCGGTCGCGGATGAGCACGTTCGGCGACCTGCTGCCGGAGCGGCCGTGGACGGAGAACTCGGCGGCCGGAGTCGTTGCGCCCGTGGGGTTCGACGACGGCGAGCCGGTCTGCGTGCAGCTCGGCGACACCTCGCCGCACGCGTTGATCGGCGGGCCTTCCGGATCGGGCAAGACGAACTTCCTGTACGCGATGCTCGGGTCGTTGTGCGCGCGCTACTCCCCCGACGAGCTGGAGCTGTACCTGCTCGACTTCAAGGAGGGCGTGTCGTTCGCGCAGTTCGCGCCGGGCCGCAAGGACCCGTCGTGGCTGCCGCACGCGCGCCTGGTCGGCGTGAACGTCAACACCGACCGCGAGTTCGGGGTGGCGCTGCTGAGGTTCCTGTCCGACGAGATGCGCAGGCGCGCGGACGCGGCCAAGCAGCACGAGGTCACCAAGCTCGAACACCTGCGCGCCGAGGACCCCGGTGGCCGCTGGCCGCGGATCGTCGCGGTGATCGACGAGTTCCAGTACCTGTTCGGCGAGCGCGACCAGGTGACCGCCGCCGCGACCCAGCTGCTGGAGGACGTGGCGCGCCGCGGCCGTTCGCAGGGCATCCACCTGGTGCTGTCGTCGCAGGACGTGTCCGGCATCGAAGGTTTCTGGGGCAAGTCGGCGATCTTCGAGCAGTTCACCGTCCGCATCGCGCTGCCCAAGGCCCGCCGGGTGCTCGCCGAGCCGCAGAACGACGCCGCCGTGGAGCTGCCGCGCTGGCACGCGGTGATCAACCACGAGTCGGGCGTCAAGCCGGGCAACGAGATCGCCCGCATCCCGGACTCGACGTCCAAGGGCACCATGGACTTCCTGCAGAACGAGCTGTGGCGCCGCGATCCCGGCCAGGCGCCCGGCCTGTTCGACGGCAGCAAGGTCCCGCTGCTCGACGCGTTGCCGGACTTCCTCGACCTGCGGCCGGGCGACGCATCGCCCACCGTGCTGCTCGGACAGGTCATCGACGTCGCGGGCAGCGCGGCACGCGTGCGTTTCGCCCGCACACCGGGACGCAACATCGCGGTGATCGGCTCGGTGGTCCAGGACGCGGCCGCGGTGCTCGGCGGAGCGGCCGCGTCACTGGGCCGCCAGCACCTCGCGCACGAGGCGCGGTTCTCGCTGGTCTGCCTGGTGGAAGAGGCGATGCCCGCGGCGCTGCACCTGATGAAGCGCCTCAGCGCGGACGGGCACGACGCGTCGGTGATCGAGATGGGCGACGTCCGCGCGCTGCTGGACGAGACGGCTGAACGGTTGCGGTCGATCAACACCGGCGAGACCGATGCGCCGCTGACCCCGCACTACTTGGTGCTGTACGGCGTGGACGCCGCGCAGACGTTGCTGGAGCAAAAGGATCCGGCGACGCGCTCGTCCAGTCTGGACAGCCTGCGGACCGTGCTGAAGCACGGCCCGGAGAACCGCACGCACGTGCTGGGCTGGTGGCGCGGGGTGCAGAGGCTCAAGGCGAGCCTGCCGCCCGGTGTCTACGACGACATCGGCGCCTGGGTGGCGTTCGACGTCCAGGGCAAGGAGCTGCTGTCGCTCGGGCCGGAGCAGGTGATGGCGTGGTCGCCGCGACCACGGCGTGGCCTGTTCTTCGACAGGTTCGAGCACTCGCGGCCGCAGGTGATCATCCCGTTCGACACGGGAGAAGTGTCTTGA
- a CDS encoding GNAT family N-acetyltransferase: MRRLRTTADVLDACADPLVRWAAQALSSGGAAWEHRGAVAVHAPELTRRRRLVLSGPSEGVASLLAAHGRGVALRPLLERSVAAEVRELMPEPWVEDQPFGWMDRSGSLEAPSGVCWLPSADGVEPLLHKALPTSWAWPGDRGVRRWAGVVESGALVATAAEAWSSVNVGFMMGVAVHPSYARCGLGLRVCQFVASSLLDLYGTCALFVENFNAPAIALYRKLGFAYRDVTTLLPAS, translated from the coding sequence GTGCGCCGCTTACGCACCACCGCCGACGTGCTCGACGCCTGCGCGGACCCGCTGGTCCGGTGGGCGGCTCAGGCGTTGTCGTCGGGTGGTGCGGCCTGGGAGCACCGCGGTGCGGTCGCGGTGCACGCCCCTGAGCTGACCCGGCGGCGCCGGCTGGTGCTGTCAGGGCCGAGCGAGGGCGTGGCGTCGTTGCTGGCCGCGCACGGGCGAGGGGTCGCGTTGCGGCCGTTGCTGGAGCGGTCGGTGGCCGCCGAGGTGCGGGAGCTGATGCCCGAGCCGTGGGTGGAGGACCAGCCGTTCGGGTGGATGGACCGGTCGGGTTCGCTGGAGGCACCGTCCGGCGTGTGCTGGTTGCCGTCTGCCGATGGGGTGGAACCGTTGCTGCACAAGGCTTTGCCGACGTCGTGGGCGTGGCCGGGCGACCGGGGCGTGCGTCGCTGGGCCGGTGTGGTCGAAAGCGGCGCGCTGGTGGCCACGGCGGCGGAGGCGTGGTCGTCGGTGAACGTGGGTTTCATGATGGGCGTTGCGGTGCACCCGTCCTACGCGCGCTGTGGTTTAGGTCTGCGCGTGTGCCAGTTCGTGGCGTCATCGCTGTTGGACCTCTACGGCACATGCGCGCTCTTCGTCGAAAACTTCAACGCGCCGGCCATCGCCCTGTACCGCAAGCTGGGCTTCGCGTACCGGGACGTGACGACCCTGCTGCCTGCGAGCTAG